The following proteins are co-located in the Leptolyngbya sp. SIO1E4 genome:
- a CDS encoding catalase — protein sequence MRFPRFSARFFKKSRPVWTFVLAIALIVSFSTLAVAEVPLQTRDNGAPVGDNQNSQTAGAGGPVLLQDVHLIEKLARFDRERIPERVVHARGTGIHGEFVSSADLSDITMAAPFQGRGKKTPVFLRFSSVIHPKGSPETLRDPRGFAVKFYTDQGNWDLVGNNLPIFFIRDSIKFPDMVHSLKPSPITNRQDPNRFFDFFSHIPESTHMLTQVYSDLGTPRSYREMDANGVHAYKFVNRNGDFQYVKFHWKSLQGVHNLSGPEAKAMQAEDFNHYTGDLYNNVAQGKFPKWDLYIQTMSPADIDNFDFNPLDATKIWPTELVPERKVGTLTLNRVPTNFFQETEQSAFAPSNIVPGIEPSEDRLLQGRLFSYADTHRHRLGVNHMMLPVNQPQVEVHNGNQDGFSNVARTNSNINFEPSRQQTFEAREEFNPSNLPIAGVTQNVPIEKTLNFAQAGDFYRALNATGKEHLISNLAGDLGQVRDAGIRTEMTAFFYKADADYGTQLASAVDVNLNAVKQRAEQLSE from the coding sequence ATGAGATTTCCACGATTCTCGGCTAGGTTCTTCAAGAAGTCTCGGCCAGTTTGGACATTCGTATTAGCCATTGCACTCATTGTTAGTTTTTCAACGCTGGCCGTTGCTGAAGTACCTCTGCAAACCCGAGATAATGGTGCACCCGTGGGAGACAACCAAAACTCCCAAACTGCGGGTGCTGGAGGGCCTGTCTTACTTCAAGATGTTCATCTCATTGAGAAACTAGCCCGCTTTGACCGTGAGCGCATCCCTGAGCGCGTGGTGCATGCTCGCGGAACCGGCATTCACGGAGAATTCGTCAGCAGCGCGGATCTCTCAGACATCACAATGGCTGCACCCTTCCAGGGTCGGGGCAAGAAAACGCCCGTATTTTTGCGGTTCTCTAGCGTTATCCACCCTAAAGGCTCACCAGAGACTCTGCGCGACCCGCGTGGATTTGCCGTTAAGTTCTATACCGATCAGGGCAACTGGGATCTCGTGGGTAACAACTTGCCGATCTTCTTTATCCGAGACTCCATCAAGTTCCCAGATATGGTGCATTCCCTCAAACCCTCACCCATCACCAATCGGCAAGATCCGAATCGCTTCTTTGACTTCTTCAGTCACATTCCAGAAAGCACCCACATGCTCACTCAGGTTTACTCTGATTTAGGCACCCCCAGAAGCTACCGAGAAATGGATGCGAATGGCGTTCATGCCTACAAGTTTGTTAACCGCAACGGTGACTTCCAGTACGTTAAGTTCCATTGGAAAAGCCTGCAAGGGGTGCACAATCTATCAGGGCCAGAGGCTAAGGCCATGCAGGCAGAAGATTTCAACCACTATACGGGTGACTTGTATAACAACGTAGCCCAGGGCAAGTTTCCTAAGTGGGATCTCTACATTCAGACTATGAGTCCAGCGGACATCGATAATTTTGATTTCAATCCCCTGGATGCGACCAAGATTTGGCCCACAGAGTTAGTGCCTGAGCGTAAAGTCGGTACCCTTACGTTGAATCGAGTCCCGACTAACTTTTTCCAAGAGACAGAGCAGTCTGCCTTTGCCCCCAGTAATATTGTCCCCGGGATTGAACCGTCTGAAGATCGACTGTTGCAGGGACGTCTATTTTCCTATGCGGATACCCACCGCCATCGCTTAGGCGTTAACCACATGATGCTGCCCGTTAATCAACCCCAGGTAGAGGTTCATAACGGCAACCAAGATGGCTTCTCCAATGTTGCTCGCACCAACTCTAATATCAACTTTGAGCCCAGCCGTCAGCAAACCTTTGAGGCTCGTGAGGAGTTTAATCCTTCCAACCTGCCGATCGCAGGTGTTACGCAGAATGTGCCGATTGAGAAAACGCTGAACTTCGCTCAGGCTGGTGACTTTTATCGAGCGTTAAATGCAACTGGAAAAGAGCATTTGATCTCTAACTTAGCTGGAGACTTGGGTCAGGTCAGAGATGCTGGCATCCGTACTGAAATGACGGCTTTCTTCTACAAAGCGGATGCTGATTACGGTACTCAGCTTGCCAGCGCGGTTGACGTTAACCTCAATGCGGTTAAGCAACGGGCAGAGCAGCTATCTGAGTAA
- a CDS encoding NAD-dependent epimerase/dehydratase family protein, with product MNILVIGGTNFIGPHVVRQLVEQGHQVTVFHRGKTQADLPPTVPHIYGDRAQLSDYQDTFYKLAPEVVLDMVAHTEAEAQALVDLFRGHARRVVVISSQDVYRARDIILGVETGILEPTPLTEESPLRSQLYPYKDLPEVRGSLPADYDKILVEQTCQRDPELPATVLRLPMVYGPGDYRHRFQAYLRRMDERRPAIVLETGIANWCGCYGYVENVADAIALAVTDERAAGRTYNIANPDSLSEADLIRAIGQQAGWEGRVVSIPAAQMPASWQMQLNAEQHWTTDSTRIRQELGFVEKVPREEALRRTIAWERTAPESNIVHNPTLLDYAAEDALLATLTKR from the coding sequence GTGAACATTCTCGTAATCGGGGGAACGAACTTTATCGGCCCCCATGTAGTTCGTCAATTGGTGGAACAAGGTCATCAGGTAACCGTGTTCCATCGAGGCAAAACCCAGGCAGACTTGCCGCCAACTGTGCCGCATATTTATGGCGATCGCGCCCAGCTATCCGACTATCAAGACACCTTCTACAAACTGGCTCCTGAGGTCGTGTTGGATATGGTTGCCCACACCGAAGCAGAGGCTCAGGCGTTGGTTGACCTGTTTAGAGGGCACGCTCGACGGGTCGTTGTCATTAGCAGTCAGGATGTCTATCGGGCTCGCGATATTATTTTGGGAGTAGAAACCGGCATCCTGGAGCCGACACCATTAACGGAGGAATCGCCGCTGCGATCTCAGCTCTACCCCTATAAGGATTTACCTGAAGTGCGGGGGAGTCTGCCCGCCGACTACGACAAAATTTTGGTCGAGCAAACCTGTCAGCGTGACCCTGAATTACCGGCTACGGTGCTGCGCTTGCCGATGGTGTACGGTCCTGGCGATTACCGACATCGTTTCCAGGCTTACCTCAGGCGCATGGACGAGCGCCGCCCTGCGATTGTGTTAGAAACGGGCATCGCTAACTGGTGCGGGTGCTATGGCTATGTGGAAAACGTGGCTGATGCGATCGCCCTTGCAGTTACCGATGAACGTGCCGCTGGGCGCACCTACAACATTGCCAACCCTGACAGCCTCTCAGAGGCCGACTTGATCAGAGCCATTGGCCAACAGGCCGGTTGGGAAGGACGAGTAGTGAGTATTCCTGCAGCTCAAATGCCCGCATCTTGGCAGATGCAGCTCAACGCCGAGCAGCACTGGACAACGGATTCAACCCGCATTCGTCAAGAATTAGGCTTTGTCGAGAAGGTTCCGCGAGAAGAAGCGCTGCGCCGCACGATTGCTTGGGAGCGAACTGCCCCTGAATCCAACATTGTCCATAACCCGACGCTGCTGGATTATGCTGCAGAAGACGCACTGTTAGCAACGCTGACAAAACGCTGA
- a CDS encoding SRPBCC domain-containing protein has product MTSTLVFKAQYPHAPERVWQALTHPQALAAWLMDNDFEPCVGHHFQFKEASLPGLETVIDCEVIALEPPTRLVYTWQASGMPTPSLVTWMLTPIEGGTQLHLHHSGLTPAASPLNPVSLLQKQWSGSQLQSQSPIPQALLTIPSPQAQLDTAGAVLPEALLGMMFEAEWNHRLYEALPRVLTQLMNA; this is encoded by the coding sequence ATGACATCTACGCTGGTCTTCAAAGCACAGTATCCCCACGCGCCAGAGCGAGTTTGGCAGGCACTCACCCATCCCCAAGCCCTGGCTGCCTGGCTCATGGACAATGACTTTGAACCCTGTGTGGGGCACCATTTCCAATTTAAGGAAGCCTCACTGCCCGGTTTGGAAACGGTGATTGACTGTGAGGTAATTGCGCTGGAACCGCCCACCCGCCTGGTCTATACCTGGCAAGCCTCCGGAATGCCCACCCCCTCCCTGGTAACCTGGATGCTCACACCCATTGAGGGCGGAACGCAACTGCACCTGCACCACAGCGGATTGACCCCAGCCGCATCCCCATTGAACCCAGTCTCTTTACTGCAAAAGCAGTGGTCCGGATCGCAACTCCAAAGTCAATCGCCGATTCCCCAAGCGCTGCTGACTATCCCGAGCCCTCAAGCCCAGCTTGATACAGCAGGGGCAGTCCTCCCCGAAGCCTTGTTAGGAATGATGTTTGAAGCTGAATGGAACCACCGGCTGTATGAAGCCTTACCCAGGGTGTTGACACAGCTAATGAATGCATGA
- a CDS encoding methyltransferase domain-containing protein, with translation MPQPLTDPTRRFSDRVENYVRYRPHYPEAVLQVLRQKTGLTASAAIADIGSGTGISAELFLRNGNSVFGVEPNLDMQQAAARLLQTYSQFHSITGTAEVTTLPSQSVDYVLAAQAFHWFKPQPTQQEFARILRPGGWVVLMWNSRRTESTPFLQDYEALLHQYGTDYREIRHKNIDLQALQAFFAGGPLETQTFYNEQRFDFEGLKGRLLSSSYTPNAGHPNYPPMVRALKHLFEQYEEQGQVRFEYDTEIYFGQLLP, from the coding sequence ATGCCTCAACCCCTGACCGATCCTACCCGTCGCTTTTCTGACCGCGTTGAGAACTATGTCCGGTATCGTCCCCACTATCCTGAAGCAGTGTTGCAGGTACTGCGGCAGAAAACGGGGCTCACGGCCTCAGCTGCGATCGCAGATATTGGCTCAGGTACAGGCATTTCTGCTGAGCTATTTCTGCGGAATGGCAATTCGGTATTTGGAGTCGAGCCGAATTTAGACATGCAACAGGCAGCGGCAAGGCTGCTTCAAACCTATTCGCAGTTCCATAGCATTACCGGAACTGCCGAGGTCACTACGCTACCGAGTCAATCTGTAGACTATGTGCTGGCAGCCCAAGCCTTTCACTGGTTTAAGCCACAGCCAACCCAGCAAGAGTTTGCCCGAATTCTTCGGCCGGGTGGGTGGGTGGTGTTGATGTGGAATTCTCGACGAACAGAGTCAACCCCATTTCTGCAGGACTATGAAGCTTTGCTGCACCAATACGGCACTGACTATCGAGAGATTCGACACAAAAACATCGATCTGCAGGCTTTACAGGCATTTTTTGCGGGCGGGCCACTTGAGACACAAACCTTCTACAACGAACAACGCTTCGACTTTGAAGGGCTGAAGGGGCGACTGCTTTCCTCGTCCTATACTCCCAATGCGGGCCATCCGAACTACCCGCCCATGGTGCGGGCATTGAAGCATCTCTTCGAGCAGTATGAGGAGCAGGGGCAGGTACGCTTTGAATATGATACGGAAATCTATTTTGGGCAGCTGTTGCCGTGA
- a CDS encoding SDR family oxidoreductase: protein MEKVLVITGASRGIGAATARLAAERGYAVGVNYRHNQEAAEQVVDVIQQRGSRAIAVPADVASETDVVNLFKTVDEQLGKVTALVNNTGILEQQMRVAEMDAARLNRIFTTNVTGAFLCAREAIKRMSTQQGGAGGAIVNVSSVAARLGAPGEYVDYAASKAAMDAMTLGLAKEVAAEGIRVNAVRPGFIYTDIHASGGEPNRVERVKAFVPMKRGGLAIEVAQAILWLLSDEASYTTGAFIEVAGGR from the coding sequence ATGGAAAAAGTTCTGGTGATTACCGGGGCCAGCCGGGGGATTGGGGCTGCCACTGCCCGTCTCGCAGCTGAGCGGGGCTATGCTGTTGGCGTCAATTATCGCCACAATCAAGAGGCGGCTGAGCAAGTGGTAGATGTGATTCAACAGCGAGGAAGCCGTGCGATCGCCGTCCCTGCGGATGTTGCCTCCGAAACAGATGTCGTGAATTTGTTCAAAACCGTTGATGAGCAGCTCGGAAAAGTCACTGCCCTGGTGAACAATACTGGCATCCTGGAGCAGCAAATGCGGGTTGCAGAGATGGATGCGGCCCGGCTGAATCGCATTTTTACCACCAACGTTACCGGAGCATTTCTGTGTGCCCGAGAGGCGATTAAACGCATGTCTACCCAGCAGGGTGGGGCAGGCGGTGCGATCGTGAATGTTTCATCCGTGGCGGCACGGTTGGGGGCTCCCGGCGAATATGTAGACTATGCCGCCTCTAAAGCTGCGATGGATGCGATGACCCTTGGGCTGGCCAAGGAAGTCGCGGCAGAGGGGATTCGCGTTAACGCCGTGCGGCCAGGGTTTATTTACACCGATATTCACGCCAGTGGGGGTGAACCCAATCGGGTTGAGCGCGTTAAAGCCTTTGTGCCCATGAAAAGAGGGGGGCTCGCGATCGAGGTGGCGCAGGCGATTTTGTGGTTATTATCAGACGAGGCTTCGTACACCACCGGCGCGTTTATCGAGGTTGCAGGCGGTCGGTAG
- a CDS encoding response regulator transcription factor: MSLQTAGNLDLESCRCLSSAMKKTPIMLLGNASSQEQIESLNICANDYLSVPFAIEEFLARVRAKVRRVGWEKADEVFTFEDLWLNVQTHEVFCNSQKVELTAKEFDLLKYFMMHPQQVLTHQQILDTVWPDTFLTNNTNILHVYIRYLRRKLEAAGHLIQTVRGVGYILKGEHGVTSS; this comes from the coding sequence ATGAGTCTACAGACTGCAGGCAACCTGGATTTAGAGTCCTGCCGTTGCCTATCGTCAGCAATGAAAAAGACTCCCATCATGCTGCTAGGAAATGCCAGTAGTCAGGAGCAAATAGAGAGCTTAAATATTTGTGCTAATGACTATTTATCTGTGCCTTTTGCGATTGAAGAATTTCTGGCCCGAGTCCGGGCTAAGGTGCGGCGTGTCGGTTGGGAAAAGGCAGATGAAGTCTTTACCTTTGAAGATTTATGGCTGAATGTCCAGACCCATGAAGTGTTCTGCAATAGCCAAAAAGTTGAGCTGACGGCCAAAGAGTTTGACCTGCTGAAGTACTTCATGATGCATCCTCAGCAGGTATTAACTCACCAACAAATTCTAGACACTGTTTGGCCTGACACCTTTTTAACCAACAATACCAATATCCTGCATGTCTATATTCGATATCTGCGTCGGAAATTAGAGGCGGCTGGACATCTGATTCAGACGGTGCGCGGGGTTGGGTACATCCTGAAAGGAGAGCATGGGGTTACTTCAAGCTGA
- a CDS encoding serine hydrolase, with the protein MVLLRALHEGQSLSDVSQALLLQLMTETPTGTQRIKGRLPNDAVVAHKTGTSRTVDGITAATNNVGLVTLPNGQNFAIAVFVSDSTADTTTREGVIAQVARAAWDEWNQ; encoded by the coding sequence ATTGTTTTGTTACGGGCATTGCATGAAGGGCAAAGCCTTTCAGACGTGAGTCAAGCGTTGTTACTGCAACTGATGACAGAAACACCCACTGGCACACAGCGCATTAAAGGGCGCTTGCCTAACGATGCAGTTGTGGCACATAAGACCGGCACATCGCGCACGGTAGATGGCATCACAGCCGCCACCAATAATGTCGGACTTGTGACGTTACCGAATGGCCAAAATTTCGCGATCGCGGTCTTTGTCTCAGATTCCACAGCAGATACGACTACCCGCGAAGGGGTGATCGCCCAGGTTGCGCGAGCTGCCTGGGACGAATGGAATCAATAG
- a CDS encoding prolyl oligopeptidase family serine peptidase, with protein MPILSRLEALEIADVPLLLRPPVRRDRQTPLILLWHGFGSPNCEADIAEVFPLQQVNAWKAYLGLPLFGKRSIGHEASMHRLTEDYVLKLLLPVMEQAAAELPKVVERLRSHCHLEDNAPLGLFGFSVGSLTTLLTLVENPLPIQAAAVVGGTKDLSSVVDGYERFVQTSYEALKQQYPNLKLNYEWSEESEAAKPRLDFVANSNRIAQRKPAPAILLTHGVQDEVFDISDVETLYRALKTEYQAINHSEKVSLKIFQHLKHAIDLTSNPSSEQSADLVEMESAIADWFNQFL; from the coding sequence ATGCCTATCTTAAGTCGCTTAGAAGCTTTAGAAATTGCTGACGTTCCGCTACTGTTACGACCGCCTGTCAGGCGTGATCGTCAGACTCCTTTAATCCTCTTATGGCATGGGTTTGGCTCGCCAAATTGCGAAGCTGATATTGCTGAGGTATTTCCTTTACAACAGGTCAATGCTTGGAAAGCCTATTTAGGATTACCTCTATTTGGTAAACGGTCAATTGGTCATGAAGCCTCGATGCACCGTCTAACAGAAGATTATGTTCTGAAACTGCTTTTACCGGTTATGGAGCAGGCAGCAGCAGAATTGCCTAAGGTAGTGGAACGACTGCGATCGCACTGTCATCTAGAGGATAATGCTCCTCTAGGTCTATTTGGATTTTCTGTCGGTAGCCTCACAACACTTTTAACGCTGGTAGAAAATCCACTTCCCATTCAAGCAGCAGCAGTTGTAGGCGGTACGAAAGATCTTTCATCTGTAGTAGACGGTTATGAAAGGTTCGTTCAGACATCCTATGAAGCGCTAAAGCAGCAATATCCCAATCTCAAGTTGAATTACGAATGGTCTGAAGAATCTGAAGCAGCTAAACCTCGTCTTGATTTTGTAGCTAATTCAAATAGGATTGCTCAAAGAAAACCTGCACCAGCCATTCTATTAACCCACGGCGTTCAGGATGAAGTGTTTGATATCAGCGATGTCGAAACCTTGTATAGAGCACTCAAAACTGAGTATCAGGCAATTAATCACTCTGAAAAGGTGTCGCTGAAAATATTCCAGCATTTGAAACATGCGATTGACTTAACCTCAAATCCATCTTCAGAACAAAGCGCTGACCTGGTTGAAATGGAAAGCGCTATCGCTGACTGGTTTAATCAATTTCTCTGA
- a CDS encoding NAD(P)H-dependent oxidoreductase, with product MAHILHLDASPRGDRSVSRTLATEFITGWKTAHPSDTVAYRDIGHTALPFVTESWIAAAYSSPEQHTPEQAEAIRVSNELVDEFLAADRYVFSVPMYNFSIPANFKAYVDQIVRVGRTFSIEADGYKGLVHGKKMLIITARGGSYPQGSAFEAYDMQAPYLRLIFSFIGITEIEIIHIENLMGGEDVKAKAVAQAQTEIEAAIARW from the coding sequence ATGGCACATATTCTCCATCTCGATGCAAGCCCCCGTGGCGATCGCTCAGTTTCTCGCACCCTGGCAACAGAATTTATAACCGGCTGGAAAACTGCCCATCCCAGCGACACAGTGGCTTATCGAGATATCGGACACACAGCCCTTCCTTTTGTGACCGAATCCTGGATTGCAGCGGCTTACTCTTCCCCTGAGCAGCACACACCGGAACAGGCTGAAGCCATTCGTGTTTCTAACGAACTGGTGGATGAGTTTTTGGCGGCCGATCGCTATGTCTTTAGCGTGCCGATGTACAACTTCAGCATTCCGGCCAATTTCAAGGCCTATGTTGACCAAATTGTGCGGGTGGGTCGGACGTTTAGCATCGAGGCTGACGGGTATAAAGGTCTGGTTCACGGCAAGAAAATGCTCATTATCACTGCTCGGGGAGGCAGCTATCCCCAGGGGTCAGCCTTTGAGGCTTATGACATGCAAGCACCCTATCTGCGGTTGATTTTCAGCTTTATAGGCATCACCGAGATTGAGATCATTCATATCGAAAACCTGATGGGCGGAGAGGACGTAAAAGCAAAAGCCGTTGCTCAAGCCCAGACAGAGATTGAAGCTGCGATCGCCCGCTGGTAG
- a CDS encoding ATP-dependent Clp protease proteolytic subunit, with protein sequence MSAHIPVVPYRFPGQSESQGLNLYDRLLQERLIFLNQTIDSTVANETIAALLYLDAEDTGRDIRLYINAQGDVGRESLTAGFAIYDTMQCLRSDVMTLCTGVASGVATFLLAMGTPGKRYALPNARLMLGQSRQVISARSVTEIDIEAKELLQLQQMLAEMLAQRTGQAVETILENTQRDFYLSAQAALDYGLMDQIVSR encoded by the coding sequence ATGTCTGCCCACATTCCTGTGGTGCCCTATCGTTTTCCAGGACAGTCCGAAAGTCAGGGTTTGAACCTCTACGATCGCCTGCTGCAAGAACGTCTGATTTTTCTCAATCAAACCATTGATAGTACCGTTGCTAACGAAACCATCGCCGCGCTGCTCTATCTGGATGCTGAAGATACGGGCCGGGATATTCGGCTGTACATCAATGCGCAGGGTGATGTGGGGAGAGAGTCACTCACGGCCGGTTTCGCCATTTACGACACGATGCAGTGTTTAAGGAGCGATGTCATGACGCTGTGTACAGGCGTGGCAAGCGGGGTGGCGACATTTCTCTTAGCCATGGGGACGCCAGGCAAGCGGTATGCCCTGCCCAATGCGCGACTGATGTTGGGCCAGTCGAGGCAGGTTATCTCGGCGCGATCGGTTACCGAAATCGATATTGAGGCCAAAGAACTGTTGCAGCTACAGCAAATGCTGGCTGAAATGCTGGCGCAAAGAACGGGGCAAGCGGTTGAGACGATTTTAGAAAACACCCAGCGAGACTTTTATCTATCGGCACAGGCTGCTCTGGACTATGGCTTGATGGACCAAATTGTTTCACGTTAG